A window of Flavobacterium flavigenum contains these coding sequences:
- the rplQ gene encoding 50S ribosomal protein L17 → MRHGKKFNHLSRQTGHRKAMLANMACSLIEHKRINTTVAKAKALKQFVEPLITKSKEDTTHNRRIVFAYLRSKYAVTDLFRDVAAKVGDRPGGYTRIIKVGNRLGDNADMAMIELVDFNELYNGGKKEVKKAKSRRGGKAKKADEATPEAPAAESETTTEASE, encoded by the coding sequence ATGAGACACGGAAAAAAATTCAATCACTTAAGCAGACAGACTGGACATAGAAAAGCTATGTTGGCTAATATGGCTTGTTCTCTTATTGAGCACAAACGTATTAACACTACTGTTGCAAAAGCTAAAGCGCTTAAACAATTCGTTGAGCCTTTAATCACAAAATCAAAAGAAGATACGACTCACAACCGTCGTATTGTTTTTGCTTACCTACGTAGTAAATATGCTGTAACTGACTTGTTCAGAGATGTGGCTGCTAAAGTTGGTGACCGTCCAGGTGGATACACTCGTATCATTAAAGTTGGAAATCGTTTAGGAGATAACGCTGATATGGCGATGATCGAACTTGTAGATTTCAATGAACTTTACAACGGTGGTAAAAAAGAAGTTAAAAAAGCAAAAAGCCGTCGTGGTGGTAAAGCTAAAAAAGCTGATGAGGCAACTCCGGAAGCTCCAGCTGCTGAATCAGAAACGACTACTGAAGCTTCTGAATAA
- a CDS encoding DNA-directed RNA polymerase subunit alpha translates to MAIFNFQKPDKVIMIDSTDFEGKFEFRPLEPGYGLTVGNALRRVLLSALEGYAITSVRIEGVDHEFSTISGVVEDVTEIILNLKQVRFKRQIEDIDNESVTISVSGKDQLTAGDFQKFISGFQVLNPDLVICNLDSKIKLNFDLTIEKGRGYVPAEENKKQNAAIGTIFTDSIFTPVKNVKYAIENFRVEQKTDYEKLVFEIKTDGSINPKDALTEAAKVLIHHFMLFSDERITLEADEIAQTESYDEESLHMRQLLKTKLVDMDLSVRALNCLKAAEVDTLGDLVSFNKNDLMKFRNFGKKSLTELDELVAVKNLTFGMDLAKYKLDKE, encoded by the coding sequence ATGGCAATATTTAATTTTCAAAAGCCCGATAAAGTTATCATGATCGATTCAACCGATTTTGAAGGTAAATTCGAATTTAGACCTTTAGAACCTGGTTATGGATTGACAGTTGGTAATGCACTTAGAAGAGTTTTGCTTTCAGCGTTAGAAGGTTATGCAATTACATCTGTTCGTATCGAAGGTGTAGATCATGAGTTTTCTACTATTTCAGGTGTTGTTGAGGACGTTACAGAAATTATCCTTAATCTTAAACAAGTACGTTTCAAACGTCAGATTGAAGATATCGATAATGAATCAGTTACTATTTCTGTTTCTGGTAAAGACCAATTGACAGCAGGTGATTTTCAAAAATTTATCTCAGGTTTCCAAGTTCTGAACCCAGACCTTGTTATCTGTAATTTAGATTCTAAAATCAAATTGAACTTCGATTTAACAATCGAAAAAGGTAGAGGATACGTTCCTGCTGAAGAGAACAAAAAACAGAATGCTGCAATTGGAACAATTTTTACAGATTCTATTTTTACTCCGGTAAAAAATGTAAAATATGCAATCGAAAATTTCCGTGTAGAGCAAAAAACAGATTACGAAAAATTAGTTTTTGAAATCAAAACTGATGGATCAATCAATCCAAAAGATGCTCTTACTGAAGCTGCTAAAGTTTTAATTCACCATTTTATGTTGTTTTCTGATGAAAGAATTACACTTGAGGCTGACGAAATTGCACAAACAGAATCGTATGATGAAGAGTCATTGCATATGAGACAATTGCTTAAAACTAAGCTTGTTGATATGGATTTATCTGTGAGAGCATTAAATTGCTTGAAAGCGGCTGAAGTTGATACACTTGGTGATTTAGTATCGTTCAATAAAAATGACCTAATGAAATTCCGTAATTTTGGTAAAAAATCTTTAACTGAACTTGATGAACTTGTTGCAGTTAAAAATTTAACTTTCGGAATGGACTTAGCTAAATACAAATTAGATAAAGAATAA
- the rpsD gene encoding 30S ribosomal protein S4 produces the protein MARYTGPKTRIARKFGEAIFGDDKSFEKRNYPPGQHGMAKKRGKKSEYAVQLMEKQKAKYSYGILEKQFRGLFKKASATKGVTGEVLLQLCEARLDNVVFRMGIAPSRRGARQLVSHRHITVNGEVVNIPSYHLKPGDKVAVREKSKSLEAIERSLSNSSHVYEWITWNNELKEGTFVSVPARLQIPENIKEQLIVELYNK, from the coding sequence ATGGCAAGATATACTGGTCCTAAAACTAGAATTGCTCGTAAATTTGGCGAAGCAATTTTCGGAGATGATAAATCTTTCGAAAAAAGAAATTACCCACCTGGACAACACGGGATGGCTAAAAAAAGAGGTAAAAAATCTGAGTATGCTGTTCAGTTAATGGAAAAGCAAAAAGCTAAATATTCTTATGGAATTTTAGAAAAACAATTCAGAGGTTTATTTAAAAAAGCATCAGCTACTAAAGGGGTTACTGGTGAAGTTCTTTTACAATTATGTGAAGCAAGATTAGATAATGTTGTTTTTAGAATGGGAATTGCTCCATCTCGTAGAGGTGCAAGACAATTAGTTTCTCACAGACACATTACTGTTAATGGTGAAGTTGTAAATATTCCTTCTTACCACCTTAAGCCTGGTGATAAAGTTGCAGTTCGTGAAAAATCTAAATCATTAGAAGCTATCGAACGTTCTTTATCAAATTCAAGTCATGTTTATGAATGGATTACCTGGAACAATGAACTTAAAGAGGGAACTTTCGTTTCTGTACCTGCGAGACTTCAAATTCCAGAAAACATTAAAGAACAATTAATCGTAGAGTTGTACAACAAATAA
- the rpsK gene encoding 30S ribosomal protein S11, protein MAKATAKKRKVIVESTGEAHISATFNNIIISLTNKKGEVISWSSAGKMGFRGSKKNTPYAAQMAAEDCSKVALEAGLKKVKVYVKGPGNGRESAIRSIHNGGIEVTEIIDVTPMPHNGCRPPKRRRV, encoded by the coding sequence ATGGCTAAAGCAACTGCAAAAAAACGTAAAGTTATCGTTGAATCAACGGGTGAGGCTCATATTTCTGCCACTTTCAACAATATTATTATTTCTTTGACAAATAAGAAAGGCGAAGTTATTTCTTGGTCTTCAGCTGGTAAAATGGGATTCAGAGGTTCTAAAAAGAATACTCCGTATGCAGCTCAAATGGCAGCAGAAGATTGTAGTAAAGTAGCTCTAGAGGCTGGACTGAAAAAAGTTAAGGTTTATGTAAAAGGACCAGGAAACGGACGTGAGTCTGCTATTCGTTCTATTCATAACGGTGGAATTGAAGTTACTGAGATTATCGATGTTACTCCAATGCCTCACAACGGATGTCGTCCTCCAAAAAGACGTAGAGTTTAA
- the rpsM gene encoding 30S ribosomal protein S13 produces MARIAGVDIPKNKRGVIALTYIFGLGKSRAIEILEKAQVSQDKKVQDWNDDEIGAIRDAVSFYKIEGELRSEVSLNIKRLMDIGCYRGIRHRSGLPLRGQRTKNNSRTRKGKRKTVANKKKATK; encoded by the coding sequence ATGGCAAGAATAGCAGGGGTAGATATCCCAAAAAACAAAAGAGGTGTTATTGCACTTACCTATATTTTCGGATTAGGAAAAAGTAGAGCTATTGAGATTTTAGAAAAAGCTCAGGTTAGCCAGGATAAAAAAGTTCAAGATTGGAATGATGACGAGATCGGAGCAATTCGTGATGCAGTTTCGTTTTACAAGATTGAAGGAGAATTGCGTTCTGAAGTTTCTTTAAACATCAAACGTTTAATGGATATTGGTTGTTATAGAGGTATCCGTCACAGATCTGGTCTTCCATTAAGAGGACAAAGAACTAAAAATAACTCTAGAACAAGAAAAGGTAAAAGAAAAACTGTTGCTAACAAGAAAAAAGCAACTAAATAA
- the ykgO gene encoding type B 50S ribosomal protein L36, producing the protein MKVRASVKKRSAECIIVRRKGRLYVINKKNPRFKQRQG; encoded by the coding sequence ATGAAAGTTAGAGCATCAGTAAAAAAGAGAAGTGCCGAGTGCATTATCGTGCGTAGAAAAGGGAGACTGTACGTAATAAACAAAAAGAATCCTAGATTTAAACAAAGACAAGGATAA
- the infA gene encoding translation initiation factor IF-1 — translation MAKQSAIEQDGSIIEALSNAMFRVELENGHIVIAHISGKMRMHYIKLLPGDKVKLEMSPYDLSKARITYRY, via the coding sequence ATGGCAAAACAATCAGCAATAGAACAAGACGGATCAATCATTGAAGCATTATCAAATGCGATGTTCCGTGTAGAGTTAGAAAATGGACATATTGTAATTGCTCATATTTCTGGTAAAATGCGTATGCATTACATCAAATTATTACCTGGTGATAAAGTGAAACTGGAAATGAGTCCTTATGATTTGTCAAAAGCAAGAATTACTTATCGATATTAA
- the secY gene encoding preprotein translocase subunit SecY: MKKFIESISNVWKIEELKNRILITLGLLLVYRFGAHVTLPGIDATQLTGLAGQTKNGLGSILDMFTGGAFSKASVFALGIMPYISASIVVQLMGIAIPYLQKLQNDGESGRKKINQITRWLTIAITLVQGPTYIYNLYRTLPGNAFLLGFNSPEFLFSSVIILVTGTIFAMWLGEKITDKGIGNGISLLIMVGILARLPQAFIQEFTTRVTNNNGGPMLLVIEIIVWLLVIISCVLLTMAVRRIPVQYARRTTTGDYEQDLAGGNRQWIPLKLNASGVMPIIFAQAIMFIPAAVAGLSKSDTSQSIVGTFSNMFGFWYNFVFATLIIVFTFFYTAITVPTNKMADDLKRSGGFIPGVRPGAETSDFLDKVMSLITFPGSLFLALIAVFPAIVVSVMDVQQSWAMFFGGTSLIIMVGVAIDTIQQINSYLLNKHYDGLMKTGKNRKAVA, from the coding sequence ATGAAGAAATTTATTGAATCAATAAGTAATGTTTGGAAAATCGAAGAACTTAAAAACAGAATCTTAATTACATTAGGATTGCTTTTGGTATATCGTTTTGGAGCACATGTTACGCTTCCGGGAATTGATGCAACTCAACTAACTGGTTTAGCGGGACAAACTAAAAATGGTTTAGGATCTATCTTAGACATGTTCACCGGAGGTGCTTTCTCTAAAGCTTCAGTTTTTGCTTTAGGAATTATGCCTTACATTTCTGCTTCTATTGTTGTTCAGTTAATGGGAATTGCGATTCCATATTTGCAAAAACTTCAAAATGATGGGGAAAGCGGTAGAAAAAAGATTAATCAAATTACCCGTTGGTTAACTATTGCTATTACTTTGGTTCAAGGTCCAACTTATATCTATAATTTATACAGAACACTGCCTGGCAATGCATTTTTGTTAGGGTTTAACTCACCTGAGTTTTTGTTTTCTTCTGTTATTATCTTGGTTACAGGCACTATTTTTGCTATGTGGCTTGGGGAAAAAATTACAGATAAAGGGATTGGAAATGGAATTTCATTATTGATTATGGTTGGTATCTTAGCTCGTTTACCGCAAGCTTTTATACAAGAATTCACAACCAGAGTTACTAACAACAATGGAGGTCCAATGTTATTAGTTATTGAAATTATAGTTTGGTTATTGGTCATCATTTCTTGTGTGTTATTAACAATGGCAGTACGTAGAATTCCGGTTCAATATGCTCGTCGTACAACAACTGGGGATTATGAACAGGATTTGGCTGGTGGTAACAGGCAATGGATTCCGCTTAAGCTTAATGCTTCTGGGGTTATGCCAATCATTTTTGCTCAGGCAATTATGTTTATTCCTGCTGCTGTAGCCGGATTGTCTAAATCAGATACATCACAATCTATTGTTGGAACATTTAGTAATATGTTTGGGTTTTGGTATAATTTTGTTTTTGCAACTTTAATTATTGTATTCACATTCTTCTATACTGCAATCACAGTACCTACTAACAAAATGGCCGATGATTTAAAAAGAAGTGGTGGTTTTATTCCGGGTGTAAGGCCAGGTGCTGAAACTTCAGACTTTCTTGATAAAGTGATGTCTTTAATAACTTTCCCAGGATCTTTATTTCTTGCTCTAATTGCTGTGTTCCCGGCTATTGTTGTAAGTGTTATGGATGTACAACAATCTTGGGCAATGTTTTTTGGAGGTACCTCTTTAATAATTATGGTTGGTGTTGCAATAGATACTATTCAGCAAATCAATTCATACTTGTTAAACAAGCATTATGATGGTTTAATGAAGACTGGTAAAAATAGAAAAGCAGTAGCTTAA
- the rplO gene encoding 50S ribosomal protein L15, whose product MNLSNLQPAEGSTHNQNKRLGRGEGSGKGGTAARGHKGAKSRSGYSKKIGFEGGQMPLQRRVPKFGFTNINRKEYEGVNLDTLQLLVDNGVITDSVSMTDFVANRLATKNEIVKILGRGELKAKLKVTAHKFTATAKAAIEAAGGEAVTI is encoded by the coding sequence ATGAATTTAAGTAACTTACAACCAGCTGAAGGGTCAACACACAATCAAAATAAAAGATTAGGTAGAGGAGAGGGTTCTGGTAAAGGTGGCACTGCAGCAAGAGGTCACAAAGGAGCAAAATCTCGTTCTGGTTATTCTAAAAAGATTGGTTTTGAAGGAGGGCAAATGCCACTTCAAAGACGTGTGCCTAAGTTTGGTTTCACAAACATCAATCGTAAAGAATACGAAGGTGTTAATTTAGATACACTTCAATTGCTAGTAGATAATGGTGTGATTACGGATTCTGTTTCTATGACAGACTTTGTTGCAAACCGTTTGGCTACCAAAAACGAAATCGTTAAGATTTTAGGTAGAGGAGAATTGAAAGCAAAATTAAAAGTAACTGCTCACAAATTTACTGCTACTGCTAAAGCTGCTATAGAAGCTGCTGGTGGAGAGGCTGTAACAATATAA
- the rpmD gene encoding 50S ribosomal protein L30 → MAKLLVKQVRSKINCPLSQKRGLEALGLRKMGQVVEHDSNPAILGMINKVKHLVSVEEAK, encoded by the coding sequence ATGGCTAAATTATTAGTAAAACAAGTAAGAAGCAAAATCAACTGTCCTCTTTCTCAAAAGAGAGGTTTGGAAGCTTTGGGTCTACGTAAAATGGGACAAGTTGTAGAGCATGATTCAAATCCTGCTATCCTTGGGATGATAAACAAAGTTAAACACTTAGTTTCTGTTGAAGAAGCTAAATAA
- the rpsE gene encoding 30S ribosomal protein S5, with translation MMSKYKNVELVKPSGLELKDRLVSVNRVTKVTKGGRAFGFSAIVVVGDENGVVGHGLGKSKDVSEAIAKAVEDAKKNLVKIPLNGQSVPHEQKGKFGGARVFLIPASHGTGVIAGGAVRSVLESVGIHDVLSKSQGSSNPHNVVKATFDALLQMRSAHTVARQRGVSLEKVFKG, from the coding sequence ATTATGTCTAAATACAAAAATGTAGAATTGGTAAAACCTAGTGGTCTTGAACTTAAAGATCGTCTAGTTAGTGTTAATCGTGTTACTAAGGTTACAAAAGGAGGTAGAGCTTTCGGTTTTTCTGCTATTGTAGTTGTAGGTGATGAAAACGGAGTAGTTGGTCATGGATTAGGAAAATCTAAAGACGTTTCTGAAGCAATTGCGAAAGCAGTAGAAGATGCTAAGAAAAATTTAGTAAAAATTCCTTTAAATGGTCAATCTGTTCCTCACGAACAAAAAGGAAAATTTGGTGGTGCACGTGTGTTTTTAATTCCTGCTTCTCATGGTACAGGAGTTATTGCTGGTGGAGCTGTTCGTTCGGTTCTTGAATCAGTAGGTATTCACGATGTATTATCTAAATCTCAGGGATCATCAAACCCACATAACGTAGTTAAAGCAACTTTTGATGCTTTATTGCAAATGAGAAGTGCTCATACTGTTGCAAGACAGAGAGGTGTTTCTTTAGAAAAAGTTTTTAAAGGTTAA
- the rplR gene encoding 50S ribosomal protein L18 — translation MSLTKSDRRQRIRFRIRKSISGTATNPRLSVFRSNKEIYAQLIDDVNGVTLLAASSREKEIGKGTNVEVAAAVGKLVAEKALKSGIDTITFDRGGYLYHGRIKSLAEGARAAGLKF, via the coding sequence ATGTCATTAACAAAATCTGATAGAAGACAGAGAATTAGATTCAGAATTAGAAAATCGATTAGTGGTACAGCTACTAATCCTAGATTATCTGTATTTAGAAGTAATAAGGAAATTTACGCTCAACTTATTGATGATGTAAATGGAGTTACTTTATTAGCTGCATCTTCAAGAGAAAAAGAAATAGGAAAAGGTACTAACGTTGAAGTAGCGGCTGCAGTTGGAAAACTAGTTGCTGAAAAAGCGTTAAAATCCGGGATTGATACCATCACTTTTGACAGAGGTGGTTATTTATATCACGGTCGTATTAAATCATTAGCAGAAGGCGCAAGAGCCGCTGGACTTAAATTCTAA
- the rplF gene encoding 50S ribosomal protein L6 has product MSRIGKSPIVIPAGVTVEVKDGIITVKGKKGQLTQEFSDVTVTVEGDQALVERSSDHKDQRAKHGLYRSLISNMIVGVSEGFTKELELVGVGYRASNQGQKLDLALGYSHNIVLEVAPEVVVETISEKGKNPIVKLTSFDKQLLGQVAAKIRGFRKPEPYKGKGVKFVGEVLRRKAGKSA; this is encoded by the coding sequence ATGTCAAGAATAGGTAAAAGCCCAATTGTAATCCCTGCTGGCGTAACTGTAGAAGTTAAAGACGGTATTATTACAGTAAAAGGAAAAAAAGGTCAACTGACTCAGGAGTTTTCGGACGTAACTGTAACAGTTGAAGGCGATCAAGCATTAGTTGAAAGATCGTCTGATCATAAAGACCAAAGAGCAAAACACGGATTGTACAGATCATTAATCAGTAACATGATTGTTGGAGTATCTGAAGGTTTTACAAAAGAACTTGAATTAGTTGGAGTTGGTTACAGAGCTTCGAATCAAGGTCAAAAGTTAGATTTAGCTCTTGGATATTCTCACAATATTGTTTTGGAAGTTGCTCCTGAAGTAGTAGTAGAAACAATATCTGAAAAAGGAAAAAACCCTATCGTAAAATTAACATCATTTGATAAACAACTTTTAGGACAGGTTGCTGCGAAAATCAGAGGTTTCCGTAAGCCTGAACCATACAAAGGAAAAGGTGTTAAATTTGTGGGTGAAGTATTAAGAAGAAAAGCAGGTAAATCAGCTTAA
- the rpsH gene encoding 30S ribosomal protein S8, producing MYTDPIADYLTRVRNAVAANHKVVEIPASNLKKEITKILFDQGYILSYKFEDNSVQGSIKIALKYDKDTKEPVIKDIQRISKPGLRKYAGAAKLPRILNGLGIAIVSTSKGLMTGKQAKQLNVGGEVICYVY from the coding sequence ATGTATACAGATCCTATTGCAGATTATTTGACTAGAGTTCGTAACGCTGTGGCTGCAAACCACAAAGTTGTTGAAATTCCAGCTTCTAATCTAAAAAAAGAAATAACTAAGATCTTATTTGATCAAGGTTATATCTTAAGTTACAAATTTGAAGACAACTCTGTTCAGGGTTCAATCAAAATTGCTTTGAAGTATGATAAAGATACTAAAGAGCCTGTAATTAAAGATATCCAAAGAATTAGTAAACCTGGTTTACGTAAATACGCAGGTGCTGCCAAATTACCAAGAATCCTTAACGGATTAGGAATTGCAATTGTTTCAACTTCAAAAGGTCTTATGACTGGAAAACAAGCGAAACAATTAAATGTAGGTGGTGAAGTAATTTGTTACGTATACTAA
- the rpsN gene encoding 30S ribosomal protein S14, translating to MAKESMKAREVKREKTVAKYAEKRKALKEAGDFEALQKLPKNASPVRLHNRCKLTGRPRGYIRQFGISRVTFREMANNGLIPGVKKASW from the coding sequence ATGGCTAAAGAATCAATGAAAGCCCGTGAGGTGAAAAGAGAGAAAACGGTAGCTAAGTACGCTGAGAAAAGAAAAGCTTTGAAAGAAGCTGGAGATTTTGAAGCTTTACAGAAATTACCTAAAAATGCTTCACCAGTTCGTTTGCACAATCGTTGTAAATTAACAGGCAGACCAAGAGGTTATATTCGTCAATTTGGTATTTCTCGTGTAACTTTCCGTGAAATGGCTAATAATGGCTTAATTCCTGGAGTTAAAAAAGCGTCTTGGTAA
- the rplE gene encoding 50S ribosomal protein L5, which translates to MAYTPRLKEEYKSRVISALKEEFGYTNVMQVPKLEKIVLSRGVGAAVSDKKLIDYAVDELTKITGQKAVSTISKKDVASFKLRKGMPIGAKVTLRGERMYEFLDRLVTSALPRVRDFSGIKATGFDGRGNYNLGVLEQIIFPEIDIDKVNKISGMDITFVTTAKTDKEAKSLLAELGLPFKKN; encoded by the coding sequence ATGGCATATACACCTAGACTAAAAGAAGAATATAAGAGTAGAGTAATCTCTGCTCTTAAAGAAGAGTTCGGATATACAAACGTAATGCAAGTTCCTAAACTTGAAAAAATCGTTTTGAGCCGTGGAGTTGGTGCAGCTGTATCTGATAAAAAACTTATTGACTATGCAGTTGATGAGTTAACTAAGATCACTGGACAAAAAGCAGTATCTACAATTTCAAAGAAAGACGTTGCGTCATTCAAATTGAGAAAAGGGATGCCTATTGGAGCAAAAGTTACTTTGCGTGGAGAAAGGATGTATGAGTTTTTAGACAGACTTGTTACTTCTGCTTTACCACGTGTTAGAGATTTTAGTGGTATTAAAGCTACTGGTTTCGACGGAAGAGGTAATTACAATCTTGGAGTTTTGGAGCAAATCATTTTCCCTGAAATTGATATTGATAAAGTAAACAAAATTTCAGGAATGGATATCACTTTTGTTACTACTGCAAAAACTGACAAAGAAGCAAAGTCATTATTGGCTGAATTAGGTTTACCTTTTAAAAAGAATTAA
- the rplX gene encoding 50S ribosomal protein L24, protein MIKLKIKSGDIVRVIAGDHKGAEGKVLRVYREKNKAIVEGVNMVSKHTKPSAKNPQGGIVKKEASIQISNISLIDPKTKETTRVGIRVEGDKKVRFSKKSNQVL, encoded by the coding sequence ATGATAAAGCTAAAAATTAAATCAGGAGATATCGTAAGAGTTATTGCTGGAGACCATAAAGGTGCTGAAGGTAAAGTTTTGCGTGTTTACCGTGAGAAAAATAAAGCGATAGTTGAAGGTGTAAACATGGTTTCGAAACATACAAAACCAAGTGCTAAAAACCCTCAAGGTGGTATCGTTAAGAAAGAGGCTTCTATTCAAATTTCTAACATTTCTCTAATTGATCCTAAAACTAAGGAAACAACTAGAGTAGGTATTAGAGTAGAAGGAGATAAGAAAGTAAGATTTTCAAAAAAATCTAATCAAGTACTATAG
- the rplN gene encoding 50S ribosomal protein L14: MVQQESRLKVADNTGAKEVLTIRVLGGTKRRYASVGDKIVVSIKDATPNGNVKKGAVSTAVVVRTKKEVRRADGSYIRFDDNACVLLNAAGEMRGTRVFGPVARELREKQFMKIVSLAPEVL, from the coding sequence ATGGTACAACAAGAATCAAGACTAAAAGTAGCAGATAATACGGGTGCAAAAGAAGTTTTAACTATCCGTGTTTTAGGAGGTACCAAAAGAAGGTATGCCTCTGTTGGTGACAAGATTGTAGTATCTATTAAAGATGCAACTCCTAACGGTAATGTTAAAAAAGGAGCTGTTTCAACTGCAGTTGTTGTACGTACCAAAAAAGAAGTGAGAAGAGCTGATGGTTCTTATATCCGTTTCGATGATAATGCATGTGTTCTTTTGAATGCTGCAGGGGAAATGAGAGGAACTCGTGTTTTTGGTCCGGTAGCAAGAGAACTTCGTGAAAAACAATTCATGAAAATTGTATCATTAGCACCAGAAGTGCTTTAA
- the rpsQ gene encoding 30S ribosomal protein S17, translated as MEEKRNLRKERIGVVTSNKMDKSIVIAEVRKVKHPLYGKFVLKTKKYVAHDETNDCNIGDTVRISETRPLSKTKCWRLVEILERAK; from the coding sequence ATGGAAGAAAAAAGAAATTTAAGAAAAGAAAGAATTGGTGTTGTTACTTCAAATAAAATGGACAAGTCTATTGTTATTGCAGAAGTAAGAAAAGTAAAACACCCATTATACGGTAAGTTCGTGTTGAAAACTAAGAAATATGTTGCACACGACGAAACAAACGACTGTAACATTGGAGATACTGTAAGAATTAGCGAAACGCGTCCTTTAAGTAAAACAAAATGTTGGAGATTAGTTGAAATCTTAGAAAGAGCTAAATAA
- the rpmC gene encoding 50S ribosomal protein L29: MKQSEIKDLSAAELQEKLSQTKKVYADLKMAHAISPIANPLQIRSVRRTVARLATELTKRELQ, encoded by the coding sequence ATGAAACAATCAGAAATAAAAGATCTTTCTGCAGCGGAGTTGCAAGAAAAGCTTAGTCAAACTAAGAAAGTATATGCTGACCTAAAAATGGCTCACGCTATTTCTCCAATTGCAAACCCACTTCAAATCAGAAGTGTAAGAAGAACGGTTGCTAGATTAGCTACTGAGTTAACTAAAAGAGAGTTACAATAA
- the rplP gene encoding 50S ribosomal protein L16: MLQPKRTKYRKVQKGKMKGNSQRGHELSNGMFGIKSVHEDGMFLTSRQIEAARIAATRYMKREGQLWIKIFPDKPITKKPLEVRMGKGKGAVEYWAAVVKPGRIMFEVGGVPLSVAKEALRLAAQKLPVKTKFVVARDFEA; the protein is encoded by the coding sequence ATGTTACAGCCTAAAAGAACAAAATACCGTAAGGTACAAAAAGGTAAGATGAAAGGTAACTCTCAAAGAGGACATGAACTTTCTAATGGAATGTTTGGTATTAAATCTGTACATGAAGATGGAATGTTCTTAACTTCTCGTCAAATAGAAGCTGCGCGTATTGCTGCAACTCGTTATATGAAGAGAGAGGGACAATTATGGATTAAAATATTTCCAGACAAACCTATCACTAAGAAGCCTCTTGAAGTACGTATGGGTAAAGGTAAAGGAGCAGTTGAGTATTGGGCTGCTGTTGTTAAACCAGGAAGAATTATGTTTGAAGTTGGAGGAGTTCCATTATCAGTTGCAAAAGAGGCTTTACGTCTTGCAGCTCAGAAACTTCCAGTAAAAACTAAATTCGTCGTTGCTAGAGATTTCGAAGCATAA